One Xenopus tropicalis strain Nigerian chromosome 8, UCB_Xtro_10.0, whole genome shotgun sequence genomic window carries:
- the degs3 gene encoding degenerative spermatocyte homolog 3, lipid desaturase: protein MGNMVVRSNFEWVYTDQPHSDRRKEILAKYPQIKNLMGPDPRFKWIVSFMVMVQILSCFVVRDLPWKWLLFWSYAFGGVINHSLTLAIHDISHNVAFGNKSARWNRFFGMFANLPIGVPYSTSFKKYHIDHHRYLGGDGLDVDIPTDFEGRFFCSPMRKVLWIVIQPLLYVLRPLYVNPKPITHLEIINALVQFSFDLIIYYLWGLKPVAYLIAGSCLSMGFHPISGHFIAEHYMFLKGYETYSYYGPLNLLTFNVGYHMEHHDFPSIPGSKLPLVRKIAPEYYDTLPYHSSWGRVLWDFIFCKELGPFSRVKRECELAKKD from the exons ATGGGTAACATGGTTGTAAGAAGTAACTTTGAATGGGTCTACACAGACCAACCACACTCAGATAGGAGGAAAGAAATACTGG CTAAATATCCTCAGATAAAGAACCTAATGGGACCCGACCCACGCTTCAAATGGATTGTCTCTTTTATGGTTATGGTCCAGATACTGTCATGTTTTGTTGTTCGTGATCTACCTTGGAAGTGGCTTCTTTTTTGGTCTTATGCATTTGGGGGTGTAATAAACCACTCACTTACCTTGGCAATCCATGACATCTCCCACAATGTAGCTTTTGGAAACAAATCAGCACGATGGAACCGCTTCTTCGGCATGTTTGCTAACCTCCCTATTGGTGTGCCCTATTCCACATCCTTTAAAAAGTACCATATTGACCATCACCGTTATTTGGGTGGGGACGGCTTGGATGTGGATATCCCAACAGACTTTGAGGGGCGTTTTTTCTGTAGCCCCATGCGCAAGGTCCTTTGGATAGTAATACAACCTCTGCTGTATGTCCTGCGTCCACTTTATGTCAACCCCAAGCCTATCACTCACCTAGAGATAATAAATGCTCTGGTCCAGTTTTCCTTTGACCTGATAATATATTACTTGTGGGGACTGAAGCCTGTGGCATACTTGATTGCTGGTTCATGTCTCTCCATGGGCTTCCACCCAATTTCAGGGCATTTCATAGCTGAACACTACATGTTTTTGAAAGGATATGAAACATACTCATACTATGGACCACTCAACTTGTTAACTTTCAACGTTGGCTACCACATGGAACATCATGACTTTCCGAGCATCCCTGGGAGCAAACTTCCACTG GTCCGTAAAATCGCTCCAGAGTATTACGACACCCTTCCATACCACTCATCATGGGGGCGAGTGCTTTGGGATTTCATATTCTGCAAGGAACTGGGACCTTTCTCACGTGTCAAGAGAGAGTGTGAATTAGCAAAGAAGgactaa